The following are from one region of the Ischnura elegans chromosome X, ioIscEleg1.1, whole genome shotgun sequence genome:
- the LOC124171284 gene encoding uncharacterized protein LOC124171284, with protein sequence MGQLPPPRVAPSRAFSNTGIDYFGPVWFRRVQQRRSPPVKGYAALFICLSTKAIHLEFVSDLTTASFLAALRRFMARRGRPHDFYSDNATNFVGAKNELIALRKLFQSQQHQYEVSRSLSEYNVAWHFIPPRSPHFGGLWETGVKSAKRHLLRVIGKAILTYEELTTLLAQIEACINSRPITPMSNDPNDLMPLTPGHFLIGQPLTSMPEPDLIALQVNRLSRWQHVQQLFQAFWRRWSTEYLSSLQQRTKWTVKSENLRVGTLVLLVEENQPPLQWRTGRVLELHPGGDGLCRVITVKTSTGVFKRAVNKLCILPIEN encoded by the coding sequence ATGGGACAACTTCCACCTCCAAGAGTGGCACCCAGCAGAGCCTTTAGCAACACTGGCatcgattattttggtcctgtgtggtTTCGACGGGTGCAACAGAGGCGCAGTCCACCCGTTAAGGGCTACGCAGCTCTTTTCATATGCCTTTCCACAAAGGCTATCCATCTGGAGTTCGTCAGCGATCTTACTACTGCTTCTTTTTTGGCAGCTTTGAGACGCTTTATGGCACGCAGAGGGAGACCGCATGACTTTTACAGCGACAACGCTACCAATTTCGTGGGAGCAAAAAACGAGTTGATAGCACTACGCAAATTATTCCAATCACAGCAGCATCAATACGAGGTATCTCGCTCTTTATCAGAATACAATGTGGCGTGGCATTTCATACCACCCAGGTCTCCGCATTTCGGGGGTCTCTGGGAAACAGGCGTCAAATCTGCAAAACGCCATCTTCTACGAGTGATCGGCAAGGCTATCCTTACGTATGAAGAATTAACTACACTGTTAGCGCAAATTGAAGCTTGCATCAACTCACGCCCTATCACCCCCATGTCTAACGACCCTAATGACCTAATGCCTCTCACTCCCGGCCACTTCCTAATTGGCCAACCCTTAACCTCAATGCCAGAGCCAGATTTGATTGCTCTCCAGGTCAACCGACTGTCGCGGTGGCAACATGTGCAGCAGCTCTTCCAGGCCTTCTGGAGGAGATGGTCGACGGAGTATTTGTCCAGTCTTCAGCAGCGGACCAAGTGGACGGTTAAGTCGGAGAATCTAAGAGTTGGGACTCTGGTGCTGCTCGTCGAGGAAAACCAGCCCCCTCTTCAGTGGAGGACCGGAAGAGTGTTGGAGCTTCATCCAGGGGGAGATGGCTTATGCCGTGTCATTACCGTAAAAACCTCCACGGGTGTATTTAAGAGAGCTGTTAACAAGCTGTGCATTCTACCAATTGAGAATTAA